The following nucleotide sequence is from Corynebacterium hindlerae.
AATCGGACACCATCTACCACCGCGGTGCCTTTAACTGTCACTGATTGTGCTGCGTCGGTCACTACTTCTCACCCGTCTTTACGATTGCGATTGAGCTTACTTAAAGCCTAACACCTCGATGTTGTTTTATGTCTGGAATCCTGGTCACACCTGTTGACATTCCAACACCGCGTGGTATTAAGCTGTTACTTAGTACTAGCTGGTAACAGCTTATAGCTTAAGTCACTTTATTTCCTTCACTAGCAGTCAGAGCGAGGCATCATGCTTTCTGCACTTGAACGCCAAGCAGAAATTGCGCAGACCACACAATCGGCTGGTCATGTGAGCGTTTCTCAGCTGTCATCACACTTTAATGTCACGCCAGAGACAATCCGGCGCGATCTTAAAGCGTTGGAGAAAAGAGGGCGGCTGGTCCGGGTACACGGTGGCGCGGTGTCTGTTTCTCCCAACCACAACGTGGAGATGGAGTATGACTCCAACACCATGGTGAACATCGACAAGAAAAAACGGATCGCGGCGGCGGCGTGGAACCGGCTGCAACAGTTACCACAGCTCAATGCCATCACCATCGATTCTGGCACCACCACGTTGGAATTCGTTCGCGCGCTGGCCAGTGGCGGTAAGACATCCCACACGTCATCCATGACGATGATCACCAACTCTCTTCCGGTGGCAAACCTCACCACTGATTACGGGCTCACGGGGGTTCACCTGGTGGGTGGACGGATCCGACCGATCACCCGAGCTATCGTCGGGGACCAAACCGTTCGCGAGCTGCAACAGCTTCGTGCCGACGTGGCCGTGCTGGGGGCAAACGGGTTGTCCCTTAATCACGGTTGTTCCACCCCTGACCCGTCAGAAGCCGCGGTGAAAGCAGCGATGGTTCAGAGCGCGCACAAGGTAATGGTGCTGTGTGATTCCACCAAGTTCAAAAAGGACTTTTTGGTTACTTTCGCCCCGCTGGATTCGATAGACATTGTGGTCACGGATTCCGGGGTGATCCCGCAGCA
It contains:
- a CDS encoding DeoR/GlpR family DNA-binding transcription regulator, with product MLSALERQAEIAQTTQSAGHVSVSQLSSHFNVTPETIRRDLKALEKRGRLVRVHGGAVSVSPNHNVEMEYDSNTMVNIDKKKRIAAAAWNRLQQLPQLNAITIDSGTTTLEFVRALASGGKTSHTSSMTMITNSLPVANLTTDYGLTGVHLVGGRIRPITRAIVGDQTVRELQQLRADVAVLGANGLSLNHGCSTPDPSEAAVKAAMVQSAHKVMVLCDSTKFKKDFLVTFAPLDSIDIVVTDSGVIPQHYEILESLGIEVVVA